The following are encoded together in the Thermodesulfobium sp. 4217-1 genome:
- the rpsB gene encoding 30S ribosomal protein S2 — MSIISMKQLLEAGVHFGHQTRRWNPKMKPYIFTARNGIYIIDLQKTLRCFEAAYEFTRKIASQRGEILFVGTKRQAQDAIKDEAIKCGSPYVNSRWLGGTLTNFVTIMSRIARLKELEELQSSGRIDLYPIKESMKLKKELVKLQSSLGGMKNIDRLPGALFVADIKKDQIAVLEARKLGIPVIGIVDTNCDPDLVDCIIPANDDAIRAIKLIAGKIADAIIESKQGQDAIEAAENKEPQELSENSEEAV; from the coding sequence GTGTCAATAATTTCTATGAAACAGCTTTTGGAAGCGGGGGTACATTTTGGACACCAGACGCGTAGGTGGAATCCAAAAATGAAACCATACATCTTTACTGCGAGGAATGGCATCTACATCATCGACCTTCAAAAAACACTTCGTTGTTTTGAGGCTGCTTATGAATTCACCAGAAAGATTGCTTCCCAAAGAGGAGAGATTCTTTTCGTTGGAACCAAGAGGCAGGCGCAAGACGCTATCAAAGATGAGGCTATTAAGTGCGGTTCACCTTATGTGAACAGCAGATGGCTTGGAGGCACTCTTACAAACTTTGTCACCATTATGAGCAGAATTGCTAGGTTAAAAGAGTTAGAAGAGCTCCAATCAAGCGGCAGAATAGACTTGTACCCTATCAAAGAGTCTATGAAACTAAAAAAAGAACTCGTAAAATTACAGAGCAGCCTTGGAGGAATGAAAAATATTGATAGATTACCAGGTGCACTCTTTGTGGCAGACATAAAGAAAGATCAGATCGCTGTTTTAGAGGCAAGGAAGCTTGGCATTCCTGTTATAGGTATCGTAGACACCAATTGCGATCCTGATTTGGTAGATTGTATTATCCCGGCTAATGATGATGCAATTAGAGCGATAAAACTTATCGCTGGTAAAATTGCTGATGCAATTATAGAGTCTAAACAGGGACAGGACGCTATTGAGGCGGCTGAGAATAAAGAACCTCAAGAATTATCAGAGAATTCTGAAGAAGCAGTTTAG
- a CDS encoding rubredoxin yields MKIFHCMCGYEYDPNLGDLENGIPPGTSFEDLPQDWKCPWCDAAKDTFIEGKNEDDYQGRI; encoded by the coding sequence TTGAAAATTTTTCATTGTATGTGTGGTTATGAATACGATCCAAATCTTGGCGATCTTGAAAACGGTATTCCTCCTGGTACCTCATTTGAAGACTTGCCTCAAGATTGGAAATGTCCATGGTGCGATGCAGCAAAAGATACATTTATAGAGGGTAAAAACGAAGATGATTACCAGGGCAGAATTTAA
- a CDS encoding histidine phosphatase family protein, with the protein MEIIFVRHSNAETIGVEQKDFDRKLTEKGIKKTKKIARGLRKIFNSDIFEIWTSPAQRALQTSKIIADSLKCENIKEMDSLWEGDFIKFLHDLKDMDENVKLICVGHQPTLTDWVKSLTGSVVPFKKCSCLSITTDPKNPQSGTLNWLFDVKLIEKILDI; encoded by the coding sequence GTGGAGATAATATTTGTAAGACATAGCAATGCTGAAACAATAGGCGTTGAGCAAAAAGATTTTGACAGAAAGTTAACTGAAAAAGGAATTAAGAAGACAAAAAAGATTGCGAGGGGTTTAAGAAAAATTTTTAATAGCGATATTTTTGAAATTTGGACAAGTCCAGCTCAAAGGGCATTGCAAACCTCGAAAATAATTGCAGACTCTCTAAAATGCGAAAACATAAAAGAAATGGATTCCCTATGGGAAGGTGACTTCATAAAATTTCTACACGACTTAAAGGATATGGATGAAAATGTAAAACTGATATGCGTAGGACATCAGCCAACCCTTACTGATTGGGTAAAGAGTCTCACAGGATCAGTTGTCCCATTTAAGAAGTGCTCATGTTTGAGCATTACAACTGATCCCAAAAACCCCCAATCAGGCACATTAAATTGGCTTTTCGATGTAAAACTTATAGAAAAGATTTTAGATATTTAA